From Verrucomicrobiota bacterium:
CGGAGAAAAGTCAGGCTAAAGGTTTGCAAATCTACCGAAATTTTCTGAACCATGCGGGGAGCAACTCGGGAGTATGCTCCTGACCTATGGTGATTTGACCGATTAATTCTATGGAAGACAAAGCAACCCTCTCGATTGGTGACAAATCCTATGATTGTCCCGTGATAACGGGAACCGAGGATGAAAAAGCTTTTGATATACGAAAGATCCGAGCGGAGTCCGGATTCATTTCCTTCGATGAGGGTTATGGAAACACGGGATCGTGTCAGAGTGAGATCACTTACATCGATGGAGAGAAGGGAATCTTACGTTATCGCGGTTATCCGATTGAGGAGCTTGCGGCTGGTTCATCATTTCTTGAGAGCACCTACCTGATCATTTACGGAGAACTTCCTTCGGAGGGCGAGTTGGAGAAGTTCAGACAGAAAGTCCGGAGCAACGCTGCAATCCACACAGGGATGAAGGACCACTTTGACGGCTTTCCACTGAACGCCAATCCCATGGCAGTCCTCTCGGCGATGCTAAATTCCCTGGGATGCTACTATCCGGAAATGGCGACAAACAATCGTCAACAAGACTTGGACCAATTCGATGAGGCTGCGGCGGTCCTGATTTCGAAGGTAAGGACGATTGCGGCTTTGTCTTACCGGATGAGAATGGGTAAGCCGTTTGTTTACCCGAAGAAGAACGTTCGCTACTGCGATAACTTCCTTCACATGATGTTCTCGGACCCGTACGACGAGTTTGAAGACACCGCAGGATTGTCAGAAGCACTCGATTTGTTTCTGCTTCTGCATGCCGACCACGAGCAGAATTGCAGCACCTCAACGGTGCGGATGGTGGCTAGTGGAGGAGCAAATCTTTTCGCTTCCGTTTCGGCGGGGGTATGCGCTCTCTGGGGACCTTCCCACGGGGGTGCGAACCAAGCAGTGATTTCGATGCTCGAGCAGATCCACGAGTCGGGCGATGACGGCATGAAATTTATCGAGGCTGCCAAATCGGGCAAGGCGAAGTTGATGGGTTTTGGCCACCGGGTTTACAAGAATTATGATCCCCGCGCCAAGATACTTGGGGAAGCGGCTGAGAGGGTGCTTTCAGCCGTTGGTGTCGAGGAGGATCCACTGTTGAAAATAGCGCGCAACCTCGAACGGACCGCTTTAGAGGACGAATATTTTGTGGAGCGAAAGCTGTATCCCAATGTTGATTTTTACAGTGGCCTTATCTTGAAAGCCGCCGGTATACCGGTCGAGTTTTTCACGGTCATGTTTGCGATCGGCCGGATGCCTGGGTGGTTGGCAAATTGGCGCGAAATTGCGAGTGATCCAAAGAGTCGAATTCATCGTCCGCGTCAGATTTACCAGGGTCCGGCTCTCAGGAGTTACGTTCCCGTTGTTAAAAGAAGCTAAGCTGCAGGTGAATCCGTTTTTGTGATTCGCAAAAACGCTGACCTTTCGGAGCCAAGAGTCTTCCCAATCTGGTGGCCTCGTGGACAGCGGTTTTCTAACCCCCCGCGTCTGTCGGATGCCAAGATGAAAAGGCCTTGAATGGACCTTCTACCAGCCGACTCTCGGTCTCCTACCCTGTTTGGTTATGTCGACTTGGTCCTCCCACACGGCTAGCCCAGTCGCGATTTCGGTCAAAGAGAGCTGAAAGGTAAACGTCATCTGCTGGACACTGCCTGCAGTTGCACGGGTTTCGATGAGCCGCCCGGAAAGTGAGTATCCTGGTTGCACGGCGGGTGAACCGTCGCCGCCACTCCTGAACGACTCATAGGCAGCTTGGTCTTTCGCTAATGGATCTTCAGCAGTGCCGCCAAGACCTACCGTGGTCGTCGTGACTGCTTTACCACTTTGATTGAGTGCTACCCGAATTTGTTTGGTAAGCAGATTGGTGTCCACCTGCTGCGAGGTATTGTTGACAATCCTGCTGATCGCGAGGACAGCTGGTTGCTGTGCCGACCGATCGAGCACTCCGGAAGCGAGTAGGTTCTGGACCATCTGATCCGCTGCATTCGCCCAGTCCTGAATGTCGATTTCGTTTACGGTGACGATGGTGTTAGGGCCTGTCGGA
This genomic window contains:
- a CDS encoding citrate synthase yields the protein MEDKATLSIGDKSYDCPVITGTEDEKAFDIRKIRAESGFISFDEGYGNTGSCQSEITYIDGEKGILRYRGYPIEELAAGSSFLESTYLIIYGELPSEGELEKFRQKVRSNAAIHTGMKDHFDGFPLNANPMAVLSAMLNSLGCYYPEMATNNRQQDLDQFDEAAAVLISKVRTIAALSYRMRMGKPFVYPKKNVRYCDNFLHMMFSDPYDEFEDTAGLSEALDLFLLLHADHEQNCSTSTVRMVASGGANLFASVSAGVCALWGPSHGGANQAVISMLEQIHESGDDGMKFIEAAKSGKAKLMGFGHRVYKNYDPRAKILGEAAERVLSAVGVEEDPLLKIARNLERTALEDEYFVERKLYPNVDFYSGLILKAAGIPVEFFTVMFAIGRMPGWLANWREIASDPKSRIHRPRQIYQGPALRSYVPVVKRS
- a CDS encoding penicillin-binding protein activator LpoB, which translates into the protein MIKSLLVFLTFPVFLLFTGCGGGARYVDPTGPNTIVTVNEIDIQDWANAADQMVQNLLASGVLDRSAQQPAVLAISRIVNNTSQQVDTNLLTKQIRVALNQSGKAVTTTTVGLGGTAEDPLAKDQAAYESFRSGGDGSPAVQPGYSLSGRLIETRATAGSVQQMTFTFQLSLTEIATGLAVWEDQVDITKQGRRPRVGW